The stretch of DNA GCCGACCATAGTGCTGTCCATGCCCAGCATGAAGTAATGGGCCGCTAGCAGGGAGTAGCCGCCCACCAGCAGGGCACCCAGGCCCAGGAAAATGGCGGCGAGCTGCCACTTAAGCCGGATCTGCCGGATCATCGCCGTCCTCCTTCAGAACGAAACCACGGCCGGGGACGGTGTGGATCAGTGGACGCCCGAAGCCCTGATCGACGATCTTGCGCAGGTGATGCATATGGACCTTGAGGCTGTTGCTGTCCGGCGGCTCGTCGCCCCAGACGGCCTCCTCCAGCGCCCGACGGCTGACAATCGCCGGCGAGGCGCGCAGCAGGGTTTCCAGCAGGCGCCAGCCGGTGGGGGAGAGCTTCAACGGCTGCCCGTCGCGGGTGGCACTCTGGGCGGACAGGTCCATGTCCAGCCCGGCGCAGCCCAACCGCTGGACCTGGCCGCTGCGGCGGTGGGCCAGGGCGCGGATGCGCACCAGCATTTCCTGCAGTTCGAACGGTTTGACCAGGTAGTCGTCGGTGCCGGACTCGAAGCCCTCGACCTTGTCCGCCAGCTGGTCCCGGGCGGTAAGCATGAGGATGCTGGTGTCGTCGCCGGCCTGTCGCACTTCCCGACACACGCTCAGGCCGTCCAGGCGCGGCAGGTTCAGATCCAGCAGGATCACGTCGTAGCGGTTGTCACGGATCAGCTGCAAGCCGCTGGCGCCATTGCTGGCGTGGTCGCAGCGGATCTGCTGGATGTCCAGGTACTGGACAATGGTCATCGCCAGGTCCCGGTCGTCCTCTACCAGTAGCACGTTCAGCATCAGGTCGTGGCCTCGTCGGTGTGCGGCTGGATCCGGAACCAGCGCTTGAAGCGTTCTTCAAGGTCGGTCTGGATGCGCAGCAGCACCGGGATCAGGATCAGGGTGATCACGGTTGCGAACAGGATACCGTATGCCAGCGAGACTGCAGCCGGAATCAGGAACTGGGCCTGGTGCGAGGTCTCGCCGAGCAGCGGATAGAGGCCGGCGAAGGTGGTGGCGGACGTCAGGATGACCGCGCGCATCCGGCTGGTGGCCGACTCCACGATCGCCTGCTTGCGGTCCATGCCTCCACGGCGCAGATCATTGTAACGCGAGACCAGCAGCAGGCTGTCGTTCACCACCACCCCGCTGAGGGCGATGATGCCGTTGAGCGACAGGATGCCCAGGGACAGGTCGTTAAGCCAGTGGCCCAGCAGGGCGCCGACGATGCCGAAGGGAATCGCCGTCATGATCAGCAGCGGCTGCACGTACGACTTCAGCGGAATGGCCAGCAGCATGTAGATCACCAGCATGGCGATCAGGAACACCTGCGTCATGGAGGACTGGGTTTCCTGCTGCTGCTCCGCCTCGCCGGCGAAATGCACATCGACTCCCGGGAAGGCGC from Marinobacter bohaiensis encodes:
- a CDS encoding response regulator transcription factor, with the translated sequence MLNVLLVEDDRDLAMTIVQYLDIQQIRCDHASNGASGLQLIRDNRYDVILLDLNLPRLDGLSVCREVRQAGDDTSILMLTARDQLADKVEGFESGTDDYLVKPFELQEMLVRIRALAHRRSGQVQRLGCAGLDMDLSAQSATRDGQPLKLSPTGWRLLETLLRASPAIVSRRALEEAVWGDEPPDSNSLKVHMHHLRKIVDQGFGRPLIHTVPGRGFVLKEDGDDPADPA